One Gordonia mangrovi genomic region harbors:
- a CDS encoding PhoX family protein, with protein sequence MRIPLQLFTSTDRPGRSRRAHVTCQYKCGEACWHDPGNTSDNEYFRDVLRAKASRRAVLRSSAGAAVAVGATSLLAACGSDDASDSASAASSAVDDTPPPGMDFTSVAANTEDAVVIPEGYQQEVVIAWGDPVLPGAPAFDVNQQSPEAQAMQFGYNNDFAGLIPVDGVSGHHYLVCNQEYTSEEFMFTGYQSGEPTEQQARISMAAHGITVVEVSTAAGTGAVTTIVGPRNRRITATTPMRLTGPAAGSDFVTTSADPTGETVLGTFANCAGGITPWGTMLSGEENFDGYFSNASAVTDATAAERLDRYSFDDDSDYHQWGRFDPRFDLAQEPNEANRFGYVVEVDPHDPNSTPIKHSALGRLKHEGATIHVVSSGPDEGTVVAYTGDDERFEYIYKFVSSRKMKTGVSATARSHNVGILDEGTLYVASFTGDNPDAIDGSGELPDDGSFAGTGTWHPLLTVNADGSARSHIDGMSPEEVAVFTRMAADKAGATKMDRPEDIQANPQSGKVYCALTNNDERGTDGEAPADEANPRNENKNGQVIEITDNHTGTDLTWDLLLVCGDPAAADTYYGGYDKTKVSAISCPDNVAFDPHGNLWISTDGNALDSNDGLFAVALEGDQRGQTKQFLTVPAGAETCGPIIGQDRVMVCVQHPGELDDHSADNPASHWPDGGDTQPRPAVVAVWRDGGTPIGV encoded by the coding sequence GTGCGTATTCCGTTGCAGCTGTTCACCTCGACCGATCGGCCCGGCCGGTCCAGGCGAGCACACGTGACCTGCCAGTACAAGTGCGGGGAGGCATGCTGGCACGACCCGGGCAACACCAGTGACAACGAGTACTTCCGAGATGTGCTGCGGGCAAAGGCTTCTCGACGTGCTGTGCTCCGTTCCTCGGCCGGTGCGGCCGTGGCCGTCGGCGCGACGTCGTTGCTCGCGGCCTGCGGTTCCGACGATGCGTCCGACTCGGCGTCTGCGGCTTCGTCAGCCGTGGACGACACGCCTCCGCCCGGCATGGACTTCACCTCCGTGGCGGCGAACACCGAGGATGCGGTGGTCATCCCCGAGGGATACCAGCAGGAGGTCGTCATCGCGTGGGGCGATCCGGTGCTCCCCGGCGCGCCGGCGTTCGATGTCAACCAGCAGAGCCCCGAGGCGCAGGCGATGCAGTTCGGCTACAACAACGACTTCGCCGGCCTGATCCCGGTCGACGGTGTGTCAGGTCACCACTACCTGGTGTGCAACCAGGAGTACACCTCCGAGGAGTTCATGTTCACCGGCTACCAGAGCGGCGAACCCACCGAGCAGCAGGCCCGCATCTCCATGGCCGCCCACGGCATCACCGTCGTGGAGGTGTCCACCGCAGCCGGTACGGGAGCGGTGACCACCATCGTCGGCCCGCGCAACCGCCGGATCACCGCGACGACGCCGATGCGGCTGACCGGCCCCGCTGCGGGCAGCGACTTCGTCACGACCTCGGCCGACCCGACCGGCGAGACGGTGCTCGGCACCTTCGCCAACTGCGCCGGCGGGATCACCCCGTGGGGCACCATGCTGTCGGGTGAGGAGAACTTCGACGGCTACTTCAGCAACGCGAGCGCAGTGACCGACGCGACCGCGGCCGAGCGGCTCGACCGCTACTCCTTCGACGACGACTCCGACTACCACCAGTGGGGTCGGTTCGACCCACGCTTCGACCTCGCGCAGGAACCCAACGAGGCCAACCGGTTCGGCTACGTCGTGGAGGTGGATCCGCACGACCCGAACTCCACCCCGATCAAGCATTCCGCGCTGGGCCGCCTCAAGCACGAGGGGGCCACGATCCACGTGGTCTCGTCGGGTCCCGACGAGGGCACCGTGGTGGCCTACACCGGCGACGACGAGCGATTCGAGTACATCTACAAGTTCGTGTCGAGCCGCAAGATGAAGACGGGGGTGTCGGCCACCGCACGCAGCCACAACGTCGGCATTCTCGACGAGGGCACGCTGTACGTCGCGTCGTTCACCGGCGACAATCCCGACGCCATCGACGGTAGTGGTGAGCTGCCCGACGACGGGTCGTTCGCCGGCACCGGGACCTGGCATCCACTGTTGACGGTCAATGCCGACGGCTCGGCCCGCTCCCACATCGACGGGATGAGCCCGGAAGAGGTCGCGGTCTTCACCCGCATGGCCGCCGACAAGGCGGGCGCCACCAAGATGGACCGGCCCGAGGACATCCAGGCCAATCCGCAGTCCGGAAAGGTGTACTGCGCGTTGACCAACAACGACGAACGCGGCACCGACGGTGAGGCGCCGGCCGACGAGGCGAACCCGCGCAACGAAAACAAGAACGGTCAGGTCATCGAGATCACCGACAACCACACCGGCACCGATCTCACCTGGGATCTGCTGCTGGTGTGTGGCGACCCGGCCGCCGCCGACACCTACTACGGCGGCTACGACAAGACCAAGGTCAGCGCGATCTCCTGCCCCGACAACGTGGCCTTCGACCCGCACGGCAACCTGTGGATCTCCACCGACGGCAACGCACTCGACAGCAACGACGGGTTGTTCGCCGTCGCGCTCGAGGGCGACCAGCGTGGCCAGACCAAGCAGTTCCTCACCGTGCCGGCCGGAGCCGAGACGTGTGGTCCGATCATCGGCCAGGACCGCG